The sequence TCGTCCTCCACGATCAACAGGCGCATGCCTCCAGCTTGGCAAACCGAACCTGAAGAGACCTTCAGGAGGCTTCAGGTCTGCTTCAGCGTCGGTCGACCACCTTGGGTCCTGTCGAACAGCAGACGAGGCACACAAGCCACCTGCAACCGGCGACACCATCCGTTACTGGTTGCAGCCAGTCGCATTCAGGAGGAATCCCCATGAAGCGCAACATCGTCATCGCCACCGTCACGGCCGCTGTCCTGATCGGCGGCGGCACCGCGACCGCCATCGCGGTCTCGGGTGACGACGAGGCGCCGACGAAGAAGTCCGACGTGCGGGTGTCGAACGACGACACCGGCCGCGACGACGACGCCGATGCGAACGACACGGACGACAACGACGCGGACGACAAGGCGGAGGACAAGGCCGACGCGGCCGAGGACCGGGCCGCGAAGGACACCGGCGAGGACGCCGAGGACAAGGCCGAGAACGCCACCGACGCCAAGGCCGCGAAGGTCGACGCCGCCGACGCGATCAAGGCGGCGCTGAAGAACACGGCCGGCACGGCGGTCTCGGCCGACCTGGACGACGAGGGCACGAAGCACGTGTGGGACGTGGACATCCTCACGAACGGCGGCGCCTGGCACAGCGTGCAGGTCGACCCCGCCACCGGCAAGGTCGTCGGCTCCCACGTCGACCGGGACGACGACGGTGACGACGCCGCCGAGACCGCGCAGATCCGTGACGCGCTGAAGGGCAGCTCCGTCACCGCCGCCGAGGCCGCCGAGGCCGGCGCCGCCAAGGGCACGGTGACCTCCGTCGACCTCGACGAGGAGGGCACGGACAAGGCCTGGGAGGTCGACACCACCGCGGCGAACGGCACCGGCAGCGACTGGAGGGTCGACGCCGCCTCCGGCAAGATCACGGCGGACCGCACCAACGACTGACGTTTCCACCGCAGGTTCCACCTGCAGGTAGGGGTGCCCGGCAGCGGGTGCCCCCACCTGCATTTTCTCGTCCCCGCCGCCCCTACCCTCCCCCGGTCTCGGCTTCACTCGACCGGGGCCCCCATCGTCACCGACTTGGGGGCGCAGCCCCAGGAGTCAGCTCTCCGCCAGGGCTTCCACCAGGGAGTCCGCCGCCCGGTACGGGTCCAGGTCGCCCGCCACGATCCGCTCCGCGAGCGCGCTGAGGCGCCGGTCGCCGTGCAGGTCGGCGATCCGGGCCCGCAGCGCCGTGACGGCGATCGTCTCGACCTCCCGGGAGGCGCGGGCGACCCGCCGCGAGGCGAGCACCCCCCGCTCCTCCATCCACGCCCGGTGCTTCTCCAGTGCCTCGACCACCTCGTCGAGGCCCTCCCCGCGCGAGGCCACCGTCTTCACGACGGGCGGCCGCCAGTCCCCCGGCCGGCGGGACTCGCCGAGCCCCAGCATGTGGTTCAGCTCACGGGCCGTGGCATCCGCCCCGTCCCGGTCGGCCTTGTTGACCACGTACACGTCGCCGATCTCCAGGATTCCGGCCTTGGCCGCCTGGATGCCGTCGCCCATGCCGGGCGCGAGGAGGACCACGGACGTGTCGGCCTGCGAGGCGACCTCGACCTCGGACTGGCCGACGCCCACGGTCTCGACGAGCACGACGTCACAGCCCGCCGCGTCCAGTACCCGGATGGCCTGGGGCGCGGCCCACGCGAGCCCGCCGAGGTGCCCTCGGGTCGCCATGGAGCGGATGTAGACGCCGGGGTCCGACGCGTGGTCCGACATCCGGACGCGGTCGCCGAGCAGCGCCCCGCCGGAGAACGGCGACGACGGGTCGACGGCGAGGACGCCGACCCGTCTGCCCTGCCGCCGGTAGGCGGTGACGAGCGCGGACGTGGACGTCGACTTGCCGACGCCGGGCGCCCCCGTGAGGCCCACGACGTACGCGTTGCCCGTGAGCGGGGCCAGCGCGGCCATGACCTCACGCAGTTGCGGGGACGCCCCCTCCACCAGCGAGATCAGCCGGGCCACGGCCCGCGGCCGGCCCTCCCTGGCCCCGGCCACCAGCGAGGCGACGTCCTGCATCACAGCTCCGTTCACCCGATCACGCGTTCAAATATTCGACCGACCCCCGGGTCAGGCCTTGGGTACCCGCACGATCAGTGCGTCACCCTGCCCGCCGCCACCGCAGAGCGCCGCCGCGCCCACACCGCCGCCGCGCCGCTTCAGTTCGAGGGCGAGGTGCAGTACGAGCCGGGCGCCGGACATGCCGATCGGGTGGCCGAGGGCGATGGCGCCGCCGTTGACGTTCACCTTTTCCGTGGACACGCCGAGATCCTTCATTGACTGGACCGCGACGGCGGCGAAGGCCTCGTTGATCTCGATCAGGTCAAGATCCTCGACGCCGATGCCCTCCTTCTTCAGCGCGTGCTGGATGGCGTTCGACGGCTGCGACTGCAAAGAGTTGTCGGGTCCGGCGACGTTTCCGTGGGCGCCGATCTCCGCGATCCAGTCGAGCCCGAGCTCCTCGGCCTTGGCCTTGCTCATGACGACCACGGCTGCCGCGCCGTCGGAGATCTGCGAGGCCGAGCCCGCCGTGATCGTGCCGTCCTTGGCGAAGGCGGAACGCAGCCTGCCGAGCGACTCGGAGGTCGTCTCCGCGCGGATGCCCTCGTCCTGGCTGAAGACGACGGGGTCGCCCTTGCGCTGCGGGATCTCGACGGGCGTGATCTCCGCCTCGAAGGTGCCGTTCTTCTGCGCGGCGGCGGCCCGCTGGTGCGACAGGGCGGCGATCTCGTCCTGCTCGGGCCGCAGGATGCCGAGCCGCGTGTTGTGCTTCTCGGTCGACTCGCCCATGGCGATGTTCTCGAAGGCGTCGGTCAGCCCGTCGTGGGCCATCGCGTCGAGCATCTCGATCGCGCCGTACTTGTAGCCCTCACGGGACTTCGGCAGCAGGTGGGGGGCGTTGGTCATCGACTCCTGGCCACCCGCGACCACGATGTCGAACTCACCGGCGCGGATCAGCTGGTCGGCGAGCGCGATGGCGTCGAGGCCCGACAGACACACCTTGTTGATCGTGAGCGCCGGGACGCTCATCGGGATGCCCGCCTTGACGGCGGCCTGGCGTGCCGGGATCTGCCCTGCCCCGGCCTGGAGCACCTGGCCCATGATCACGTACTGCACCTGGTCGCCGCCGACGCCCGCACGGTCGAGGGCGGCCTTGATCGCGAATCCACCGAGGTCGGCTCCCGAAAATGACTTCAGGGAGCCGAGCAGCCGTCCCATCGGGGTGCGTGCACCCGCAACGATGACGGAGGTGGTGTTGTTCGTTCCAGACATGAGGAGCGATCCCCTTCCAGCTTGCACAGCCGAGGAGTGAACGAGGGTTTACCAAAGAAGGTACTGAGCGGTAGGCCAGCCGTCATCCGGCCCGTCGTGTGATCGCGCGCACGTTGCGTAACCGCCGTCGGAGCGCTGCACTGACAGCATGCTGACGCGAATCGACCACATCGGGATCGCCTGTTTCGACCTCGACGCGACCGTCGAGTTCTACCGGGCCACGTACGGCTTCGAGGTGTTCCACTCCGAGGTCAACGAGGAACAGGGCGTGCGCGAGGCCATGCTCAAGATCAATGAGACCTCCGACGGAGGCGCCTCCTACCTCCAGCTCCTGGAGCCCACCCGCGAGGACTCCGCGGTGGGAAAGTGGCTGGCCAAGAACGGTGAGGGCGTACATCACATCGCCTTCGGCACGGCGGACGTGGACGCGGACGCGGCCGGCATCCGGGAGAAGGGCGTACGAGTGCTGTACGACGAGCCGCGCAAGGGTTCGATGGGCTCCAGGATCACCTTTCTGCACCCGAAGGATTGCCATGGCGTCCTGACAGAACTGGTCACTTCGGCGCCAGTTGAGTCACCTGAGCACTGACCTCCGTATATCTGGGCCGGTAGGGTTGGGCACGGCCGTCGCCTCTTCGGGGCGGTCCGGGTCCTCATCGTCAGGATCCGAGGGCCGGGGTCCAGGTTTCGGGGGACGAGCGTCGGGGGAGCAGCCCGTGCTCCGCCGTTGATCTGACACCATTCCCCGGGGGCCCTGTCCGGCGGATGGACGGTGCTCGTTTGGAGAGACTTGCGACCAGGGGACGGATGGGACCGCGCAGTGCGGGGCTACGAACGCCAGGAGCGAGAGCCGGCGGCTGACGTCGACCACCTCTCTCGGTTCGAGGCCGAGATGGAACGGCTGAAGACCGAGCGGGAGAAGGCCGTCCAGCACGCCGAGGACCTCGGCTATCAGGTCGAGGTGCTGCGCGCCAAGCTGCATGAGGCGCGCCGCAGTCTGGCGACCCGGCCTGCCTACGACAGCGCCGACATCGGCTATCAGGCCGAGCAGATGCTCCGTAATGCCCAGATCCAGGCCGAATCGCTGCGCCAGGACGCCGAGCGGGAGCTGAGCCAGGCCCGCGCGCAGACGCAGCGGATCCTCCAGGAGCACGCGGAGCAGGCCGCCCGTCTCCAGGCGGAGCTGCATCAGGAGGCGGTCACCCGCCGCCAGCAGCTCGACCAGGAGCTGGCCGAGCGCCGGCAGAGCGTCGAGTCGCACGTCAACGAGAACGTGGCGTGGGCCGAGCAGCTGCGCGCCCGCAGCGAGCAGCAGGCCCGCCGGCTGGTCGACGAGTCGCGCAGCGAGGCCGAGCAGGCCCTGGCCGCCGCCCGCGCCGAGGCCGAGCGGGTGGCCGCCGAGACCCGCCAGCGCCTGCAGAGCGACGCCGAGCGGGCCCGCTCGGAGGCCGAGGCGCTGCTGCGCCGGGCCCGCACCGACGCCGAGCGGCTGCTGAACGCGGCCTCGACGCAGGCCCAGGAGGCCACCGAGCACGCCGAGCAGCTGCGCAGCTCGACCGCGTCCGAGTCGGACAACGCCCGCCGCCAGGCCGGCGAGCTGAGCCGCTCCGCCGAGCAGCGCATCAACGAGGCCGAGGCGGCACTGCGCGAGGCGCGGGCCGAGGCGGAGAAGGTCCTCGCCGAGGCCAAGGAGGTCGCGGCCAAGACGCTCGCCGGCTCGGAGTCGGCGAACGAGCAGCGCACGCGTACGGCCAAGGAGCAGGTCGCCCGGCTGGTCGGCGAGGCCATCAAGGAGGCCGAGACCACCAAGGCCGAGGCCGAGCAGATCGTCGCGGACGCCCGCACCAAGGCCGAGAAGATCACCGCGGAGGCCGAGGAGAACGCCCGCAGCCTCACCGCCGAGGAGACCGCCTCCCAGCTCGCCAAGGCGGCCCGTACCGCCGAGGACGTCCTGAACAAGGCGTCCGAGGAAGCCAAGACCACCACCAAGGCCGCCTCCGAGGAGGCCGAGCGCATCCGTGCCGAGGCCGAGGCCGAGGCGGACCGGCTGCGCGCCGAGGCGCACGACATCGCCGAACAGCTCAAGGGCACGGCGAAGGACGACACCAAGGAGTACCGCGCCAAGACGGTCGAGCTGCAGGAGGAGGCGCGCCGGCTGCGCGGCGACGCCGAGCAGCTGCGCGCGGACGCCAACGCCGAGGGCGAGCGGATCCGCTCCGAGGCCCGGCGCGAGGCCGTCCAGCAGATCGAGGAGGCGGCCAGGACCGCCGAGGAGCTGCTGTCCAAGGCGAAGGCCGACGCGGACGAGCTGCGGTCGAACGCCACGACGGAGAGCCAGCGGGTCCGTACCGAGGCCATCGAGCGCGCGACGACGCTGCGCCGTCAGGCCGAGGAGACCCTGGAGCGCACCCGTGCGGAGGCCGAGCGGCACCGTACGGAGGCCGTCGAGCAGTCCGAGGAGATCAAGGCGGACGCCGAGCGGGCCGCCGGCGAACTGCACGAGGAGACCGAGCGGGCCATAGCGGCCCGGCAGGCCGAGGCGGCCGAGGGGCTGACCCGGCTGCACGCGGAGGCCGAGGAGCGCCTCGCCTCCGCCGAGCAGGCGCTGACAGACGCCCGCGCCGAGTCCGAGCGGATCCGCCGCGAGGCGTCCGAGGAGATCGACCGGCTGCGCGCCGAGGCCGCCGAGCGGATCCGTACGCTCCAGGCGCAGGCCGAGAAGGAGGCCGAGCGGCTGCGCGACGAGGCCGCGTCCGACGCCTCCGCGTCGCGTGCCGAGGGCGAGTCCATCGCCGTACGGCTGCGTTCGGACGCCGCCTCGGAGGCCGAGCGGCTGAAGTCGGAGGCCCAGGACACCGCCGACCGCGTACGGGCGGAGGCTCAGGCCGCCGCCGAGCGGCTGGCCACCGAGGCCGCCGAGGCGCTGTCCGCGGCCCAGGAGGAGGCGGCCAGGCGCCGCCGCGAGGCCGAGGAGCTCCTCGGTGCCGCGCGCCAGGAGGCCGACCAGGAGCGCGAGCGGGCCCGCGAGCAGAGCGAGGAGCTGCTCGCGTCGGCGCGCAACCGCGTGGAGGAGGCCCAGACCGAGGCCGTACGGCTGGTCGAGGAGGCGGACCGCCGGGCGACCGAGATGGTGTCGGCCGCCGAGCAGACCGCACAGCAGGTGCGCGACGCCGTGGCCGGGCTGCACGAGCAGGCCCAGGAGGAGATCACGGGCCTGCGCAGCGCCGCCGAGCACGTGGCGGAGCGCATGCGCACCGAGGCGCAGGAGGAGTCCGACCGGGTCCGCGCCGACGCGTACGCGGAGCGGGAGCGGGCGACCGAGGACGGCAACCGGATCCGGCGCGAGGCGCGGGGCGAGGCGGAGGCCGCCAAGTCGCTGGCGGAGCGCACGGTCTCGGAGGCGATCGCGGAGTCCGAGCGGCTGCGTGCGGACGCCTCGGAGTATGTGCAGCGGGCGCGTACGGAGGCTTCGGACGCCATCGCGTCGGCCGAGCAGGACGCCTCGCGTTCCCGGGCCGAGGCACGGGACGACGCCAACCGCATCCGGTCGGACGCGGCGACGCAGGCGGACACCCTCATCACCGAGACGACGGCCGAGGTGGAGCGGCTCACCGCGGAGACGAACCAGGAGGCGGAGCGCGTCCGCGCCGAGTCCGTGGCGAAGGCCGAGAAGCTGATCTCGGACGCGACGGGCGACGCGGAGCGGCTGCGCGCCGAGGCGGCCGACACGGTCGGCTCCGCGCAGCAGCACGCCGAGCGGATCCGGTCGGAGGCGCAGCGCTTCAAGGCCGAGGCCGCCGCGGAGGCCGACCGCCTCATGTCGAACGCCCGCGACGAGGCCGACGACACGCTGGACAAGGCGCGCAAGGAGGCCAACAAGCGGCGTTCCGAGGCGGCCGAGCAGGTCGACAAGCTGATCACGGAGACGACCGCCGAGGCGGACAAGCTCCTCTCGGAGTCGCAGCAGAGCGCGCACAAGACCACCGCGGACGCCGAGGCGCAGGCCGACACGATGGTGGGCGCCGCGCGCAACGAGGCGGAGCGGCTGCTCTCCGAGGCGACGGTCGAGGGCAACTCCCGGGTGGAGCGGGCCAGGACGGACGCCGACGAGCTGCTGATCGGCGCGCGCCGGGACGCGACGGCCATAAGGGAGCGTGCCGAGGAGCTGCGCGACCGGATCACCGGTGAGATCGAGGAGCTGCACGACCGGGCCCGCCGGGAGTCCGCCGAGACGATGAAGGCGGCGGGCGATCGGTGCGACGCGCTGATCAGGGCCGCCGAGGACCAGCTGAAGGAGTCCGAGGCGAAGGCCAAGGACCTCGTGTCGGAGGCCAATTCCGAGGCGAGCAAGGTCCGTATCGCCGCGGTGAAGAAGGCGGAGGGGCTCCTCAAGGAGGCCGAGCAGAAGAAGGCCGCGCTCATCGCCGAGGCCGAGGGCATCAGATCCGAGGCGGTGCGGGAGGCGCGGGCCGCGGTCGAGGAGGGCAAGCGGGAGCTGGAGGTGCTGGTCCGCCGCCGGCAGGACATCAATGCCGAGATCTCCCGTGTCCAGGACGTCCTGGAGGCGTTGGAATCCTTTGAGACGCCGTCGAGTGGCAAGGACGGGGGCGTCAAGGCGGGCGCGGCGGCCGGTGCGACCCGTTCGGGTGGCAAGCCGTCCGAGGGCTAGCCAGATGGGCAACTTCCGTGCATGCCGGGGGGCTTCAGTGAAGCTCCCTGGCAAGCGTTCCGGCCGTTAGCCACCAAAAAGGGTGTCATTCTCCATATCAATCGGGCTACTGCTCGATGACACACCGTTTTGGCCCCTAGGATTCCACCTATCACCTCACCGGTCTCATTCGACAGGAACCCCATGAGCGACACTTCCCCCTACGGCTTCGAGCTTGTGCGGCGTGGGTACGACCGCGCTCAGGTGGACGAACGCATTTCGAAGCTCGTCTCCGACCGTGACAGCGCTCTGGCCCGTATCACTGCTCTCGAAAAGCGCATCGAGGAACTCCATCTCGAAACGCAGAACGCCCAGGCCCAGGTAAGCGACGCCGAGCCGTCGTACGCCGGCCTCGGCGCCCGCGTCGAGAAGATCCTCCGCCTCGCCGAGGAGGAGGCCAAGGACCTGCGCGAGGAGGCCCGCCGCGCGGCGGAGCAGCACCGTGAGCTCGCCGAGTCGGCGGCTCAGCAGGTGCGCAACGACGCGGAGTCGTTCGCCGCGGACCGCAAGTCCAAGGCGGAGGACGAAGGCGTCCGGATCGTCGAGAAGGCCAAGACGGACGCCTCCCAGCTCCGTCAGGAGGCGACGAAGGACGCCCAGTCGAAGCGCGAGGAGGCGGACGCCCTCTTCGAGGAGACCCGTGCGAAGGCCGCGCAGGCCGCCGCCGACTTCGAGACGAACCTCGCCAAGCGTCGCGAGCAGTCCGAGCGTGACCTGGCCTCGCGTCAGGCCAAGGCCGAGAAGCGTCTCGCGGAGATCGAGCACCGCGCGGAGCAGCTGCGGCTCGAAGCCGAGAAGCTGCGTACGGACGCCGAGCGTCGTGCTCGTCAGACCGTCGAGACGGCTCAGCGGCAGGCCGAGGACATCGTGGCCGACGCGAACGCCAAGGCCGACCGGATCCGTTCCGAGTCCGAGCGGGAGCTTGCGGCTCTCACGAACCGGCGTGACTCGATCAACGCGCAGCTCACGAATGTTCGCGAGATGCTCGCGACGCTCACGGGGGCGGCTGTGGCTGCCGCCGGTTCGCCCGCCGAGGACGAGCCGATCACCCGTGGGGTGCCGGCTCAGCAGTCCCGGTAGTCGACCGTACCGTCCCGGTACCTACGGGTTTGTGGGGATCTGCGGACCGGCTGTGGCTGGTCGCGCAGTTCCCCGCGCCCCTTACGGGGCTGTGGCTGGTCGCGCCCACCCGGCGGAGCCGCACATCGATACGGCCCCGCGCCCCTTGCGGGGCACCTCCGAAGCCCTCTGCCTTGAAGTGGCAGGGGGCTTTGTTGCGTCTTAGCGTGGGCGCATGATCGAGGTTGATGGGCTGACCAAGCGGTACGGCGAGAAGATGGCGGTGAACCATCTGACGTTCGCCGTGCGGCCGGGCATCGTCACCGGGTTCCTGGGGCCCAACGGAGCCGGGAAGTCCACGACGATGCGGATGATGCTCGGGCTCGACCGCCCGACCGCGGGTGACGTCCGGATCGACGGGCAGCACTACGACCGGCTCAAGGACCCGCTGACGTACATCGGCGCGCTCCTCGACGCCAAGGCCATGCACGGCGGTCGCAGCGCCTTCAACCACCTCCTGTGCCTCGCGCAGAGCAACGGCATCCCGCGGAGCCGGGTGCACGAGGTCCTCGACACCGTCGGCCTCACCTCGGTGGCGAAGAAGAAGGCCAAGGGTTTCTCGCTCGGGATGGGCCAGCGGCTCGGCATCGCGGGCGCGCTGCTCGGCGACCCCCGGATCCTGATGTTCGACGAGCCGGTCAACGGGCTCGACCCCGAGGGCATCCACTGGATCCGGAACCTGATGAAGTCCCTCGCCGCCCAGGGCCGTACCGTCTTCGTCTCCTCGCACCTGATGAGCGAGATGGCGCTGACCGCCGACCACCTGGTCGTGATCGGCCAGGGCCGGCTGCTCGCGGACACCTCCATGGCCGACTTCATCCGGGAGAACTCCCGGTCGTACGTGCGCATCCGGTCGCCCCAGCGGGAACTGCTGCTCGACGTGCTGCACCGGGCCGGAATCGTCGTCGTGGAGAACGGCGTCGGGACGCTGGAGGTGGACGGGCACCGGCCCGAGGACATCGGTGAGCTGGCCGCCGAGCACCGGATCGTGCTGCACGAGCTGAGCCCCCAGCAGGCCTCGCTGGAAGAGGCGTTCATGCAGCTCACGGCGGAGTCGGTCGAGTACCACGCGCACGCCGACACGCCTTTCGGCGACCTGCCTCCCACCGCCGCGCCGCCCCCGCACGGCGGACAGCCGGGACCTCGGTGGGGCAACGACTGGAAGAAGGGCTGATTCCATGGCCGCGACCCAGGTCCTGAGGTCCGAGTGGACCAAGATCCGGTCGGTGGCGTCCACGTTGTGGACGCTGAGTCTCGCCGCCGTGGTGACCGTCGTGCTCGGTGCGCTGATCTCGCTGCTGTCCAAGAACGAGTTCGACAAGATGGACGCGAAGGACCGGCTGTCCTTCGACCCCACGTACATCAGCTTCGCGGGGATGAGCCTGGGTCAGCTGGCGATGATCGTGTTCGGCGTGCTGGTGGTGTCCAACGAGTACAGCACCGGCATGATCCGCACCTCGCTCTCCGCCGTCCCGCAGCGCGGCACGTTCCTCTTCAGCAAGATGGCGGTCGCGACCGTGCTGGCCTTCCTCGTGGGCCTCGTGACCAGTTTCGTCGCCTTCTTCCTCGGCCAGGCGATGCTCGGCTCGCACAAGGCGGCGATCGGCGACCCGGGCGTCCTGCGCGCGGTCATCGGCGGCGGCCTCTACATGACCCTCATCGCCGTCTTCTCGATGGGCGTCGCCACGATGCTCCGCAGCCCGATGCTGTCCCTCGGCATCCTGATGCCGTTCTTCTTCCTGATCTCCGCCATCCTCGGAAACGTCCCGGCCACCAAGAAGATCGGCCGGTTCCTGCCCGACCAGGCCGGCAGCAAGATCATGCAGGTGGTCACCCCGCTCGACGACGACGTACCGTACGGGCCCTGGGGAGGGCTGGGCATCATGGTGCTGTGGGTGGTCCTCGCGGTGGCCGGCGGGTACGCGCTGCTCAAGAGGCGGGACGCGTAGCCTGCGGTTTTTTTACCCGGTCTTGAGGGGAACCGTCAGCGCCCCGATATCCTCCTAACCCTTACGGGGGCGTGTGCCCCGACGTCCTGAACCTTTCGATGGGTGCGGAGAATGATCGAGGCAGTCGGCCTGACGAAGCGCTACGGCGACAAGACGGCCGTGTACAACCTTTCCTTCCAGGTCAGGCCGGGCTCCGTCACCGGCTTCCTCGGCCCCAACGGGTCGGGCAAGTCCACGACCATGCGGATGATTCTCGGACTCGACAACCCCACCGCGGGCCAGGTGACGATCGGCGGCTACTCGTACCGCAAGCTGCCCAACGCCCCGCGCCAGGTCGGCGCGCTGCTCGACGCCAAGGCCGTGCACGGCGGCCGGCACGCCCGCAACCACCTGCTGTGCCTGGCTCAGCTGTCGGGCATCCCCGCCCGCCGGGTGGACGAGGTGCTCGGTGTCGTCGGGCTCCAGGACGTGGCGAAAAAGCGCTCCAAGGGTTTCTCGCTCGGTATGGGCCAGCGACTCGGCATCGCGGCCGCGCTGCTCGGCGACCCGCAGGTGCTCCTCTTCGACGAGCCGGTCAACGGACTCGACCCCGAGGGCATCCTCTGGGTGCGCAACCTGATGAAGTCGCTGGCCGCCGAGGGCCGGACCGTCTTCGTCTCCTCGCACCTCATGAGCGAGATGGCCGTCACCGCCGACCACCTCATCGTGATCGGCCGCGGCCAGCTGCTCGCCGACATGAGCGTCCGCGACTTCATCTCGCACAACTCCGCCGACTTCGCGCGGGTGCGCACCCCCGGGACCGACCCCGCCCAGCGCGAGAAGCTGACGGCCGCGCTCACGGAGGCGGGCGGCCAGGTGATGCCGGAGCAGGACGGCGGCCTGCGCGTCACCGGCCTGCCGCTGCCCCGCATCAGCGACCTCGCCCACGACGCGGACGTACGCCTGTGGGAGCTCTCCCCGCACCAGGCCTCGCTGGAGGAGGCGTACATGCGGATGACGCAGGGCGCCGTCGACTACCGCTCCACCACCGACCAGCGCGCGGGCCTCCAGCAGCAGCTGCCGCCGGGAGCGATGCCGCCGCCGCAGATGCCGGTGCCGGGACAGGGCCAGCCGGGCTGGTACGCGCCGCCGCCGCCCCAGCAGGGCGGGCAGCCCTTCGCGATGCCCCAGGGACAGCCCCCCGCGGGCCCCTACGGCGCTCCGGGCGCCCCGGGCGCGGGAGAGCCCAACCCGTACGCCCAGCCCGCCCAGCCCGCTCCTGCGCAGTCCGCTCCCGTGGAGCCGCCCGCCGTCGCGCAGCCCTCCCCCGCCGCCCCCGACCTGACCAAGCCCGAGGACGCCCGATGAGCACGCCCCAGCCGCAGTCGCCGCAGCAGGCCGCCCCTGCCCCGAACTGGCAGTCGGGTCCCGGGACTTCGTACACCTCGCCGATTCCGGTCACGCGCACCCACCTGGGGCACGCGCTCACCTCGGAGTGGACGAAGATCAAGTCGGTGCGCTCCACGATGTGGACGCTCGGCGTCTTCCTGCTCCTGGTCGTGGGCATCGGCCTCCTCGTCGCCGCCCAGACGAACGACAACGACTACGCGGACGTCCCGTACACGATCCCCGCCTTCTTCGGGCTGATCCTCGGGCAGATCTGCCTGATCACCCTGGGCGTGCTGGTGGTCTCGTCCGAGTACGGCACGGGCATGATCCGTACGACGTTCACGGCCTCGCCCCAGCGCCACCGGGTGCTCACCGCCAAGCTGGTGATCTTCTTCCTCGTCGCGTTCGTGGTGTCGGCGGTCGCCATCGGGTTCGTCGGCCTGATCACCTCGGGCATGCACGGCGGGGCGTCGGACAACAAGTGGGGCGGGACCGTCCTGATGGGCGCGCTCTACGTGTCGCTGCTCGGCGTGCTCGCGCTCGCCGTGGGCTCGATGCTGCGGCACTCCGCGGGCGCGATCACCGCGATGCTCGGCCTGGTGCTCGTGCCGGCCATCCTGCCCGCGTTCCTGCTGATGTCCGAGAGCCTGCGCTCGCTCGGCGAGAAGATGACCGAGTACAACGCTCCGAACGCGCTCGCCAAGATCTTCGAGCTCGACTCCGAGAACGGCAGCGGCGGCTCGCAGCTCATCCTGCTCGTCTGTGTGACCGCGGCGGCCGTCGCGGGCGCCTACGCGCTCCTTGAGCGCCGGGACGTCTGACCGACCGGACGCGGAAGACACAGGAGGCCGAGCGAACGCGGAGGCTGCGCCCCGGCCTCAGAACCTCGGCGCGTTCCGGGACCGCTGCACCCTCGTGGTGCGGCGGTCCTTCGCGTTCCAGCACGACTTGTGCCAGTGGCGCCGCTCGTCCACACCGGAGTGCTCGGGCCAGGCCACCACGTGCGGGACGCCGGAGGGGATCTGCTGGTCGCAGCCCGGGCAGCGGTAGGTCTTGCCCTGCGCGCTCGCGCCCGCCACGTGCCGCACGCTCCACGACTCGCCCTGCCAGCTCTCCGCCGACTGCCAGCCGCCGTACCGGTCGGACGGATCCTCGTCCGCGCTCCGGCCTGAGCCATCGGCGTGGGGACGGTTGCGACGCGGGGACACAGGACACCTCACGGAGCTATACAGGGAGTACGGGCTGCCTCCAGCCTACGCGGCGCTCCCAGGGGTAC is a genomic window of Streptomyces sp. NBC_00414 containing:
- a CDS encoding ABC transporter ATP-binding protein, translated to MIEAVGLTKRYGDKTAVYNLSFQVRPGSVTGFLGPNGSGKSTTMRMILGLDNPTAGQVTIGGYSYRKLPNAPRQVGALLDAKAVHGGRHARNHLLCLAQLSGIPARRVDEVLGVVGLQDVAKKRSKGFSLGMGQRLGIAAALLGDPQVLLFDEPVNGLDPEGILWVRNLMKSLAAEGRTVFVSSHLMSEMAVTADHLIVIGRGQLLADMSVRDFISHNSADFARVRTPGTDPAQREKLTAALTEAGGQVMPEQDGGLRVTGLPLPRISDLAHDADVRLWELSPHQASLEEAYMRMTQGAVDYRSTTDQRAGLQQQLPPGAMPPPQMPVPGQGQPGWYAPPPPQQGGQPFAMPQGQPPAGPYGAPGAPGAGEPNPYAQPAQPAPAQSAPVEPPAVAQPSPAAPDLTKPEDAR
- a CDS encoding ATP/GTP-binding protein, giving the protein MSPRRNRPHADGSGRSADEDPSDRYGGWQSAESWQGESWSVRHVAGASAQGKTYRCPGCDQQIPSGVPHVVAWPEHSGVDERRHWHKSCWNAKDRRTTRVQRSRNAPRF
- a CDS encoding ABC transporter permease — protein: MSTPQPQSPQQAAPAPNWQSGPGTSYTSPIPVTRTHLGHALTSEWTKIKSVRSTMWTLGVFLLLVVGIGLLVAAQTNDNDYADVPYTIPAFFGLILGQICLITLGVLVVSSEYGTGMIRTTFTASPQRHRVLTAKLVIFFLVAFVVSAVAIGFVGLITSGMHGGASDNKWGGTVLMGALYVSLLGVLALAVGSMLRHSAGAITAMLGLVLVPAILPAFLLMSESLRSLGEKMTEYNAPNALAKIFELDSENGSGGSQLILLVCVTAAAVAGAYALLERRDV